GGCTGATGTGTGTCTTATCCCTAGGGCTGATGTGTTTCTTATTGCTAGGGCTGATGTGTGTCTTATCCCTAGGGCTGATGTGTGTCTTATCCCTAGGGCTGATGTGTTTCTTATTGCTAGGGCTGATGTGTGTCTTATCCCTAGGGCTGATGTGTGTCTTATCACTAGGGCTGATGTGTGTCTTATCCCTAGGGCTGATGTGTGTCTTATCCCTAGGGCTGATGTGTGTCTTATCACTAGGGCTGATGTGTTTCTTATTGCTAGGGCTGATGTGTGTCTTATCCCTAGGGCTGATGTGTGTCTTATCCCTAGGGCTGATGTGTTTCTTATTGCTAGGGCTGATGTGTGTCTTATCCCTAGGGCTGATGTGTGTCTTATCACTAGGGCTGATGTGTGTCTTATCCCTAGGGCTGATGTGTGTCTTATCCCTAGGGCTGATGTGTGTCTTATCACTAGGGCTGATGTGTGTCTTATCCCTAGGGCTGATGTGTGTCTTATCCCTAGGTCTGATGTGTGTCTTATCCCTAGGGCTGATGTGTGTCTTATCCCTAGGGCTGATGTGTGTCTTATCACTAGGGCTGATGTGTGTCTTATCCCTAGGGCTGATGTGCTGATGTGTGTCTTATCCCTAGGGCTGATGTGTTTCTTATCACTAGGGCTGATGTGTTTCTTATCCCTAGGGCTGATGTGCTGATGTGTGTCTTATCCCTAGGGCTGATGTGTTTCTTATCGCTAGGGCTGATGTGTGTCTTATCGCTAGGGCTGATGTGTGTCTTATCGCTAGGGCTGATGTGTGTCTTATCACTAGGGCTGATGTGTGTCTTATCCCTAGGGCTGATGTGTCTTATCCCTAGGGCTGATGTGTGTCTTATCCCTAGGGCTGATGTGTTTCTTATCCCTACGGCTGATGTGTGTCTTATCGCTAGGGCTGATGTGTGTCTTATCCCTAGGGCTGATGTGTGTCTTATCCCTAGGGCTGATGTGTGTCTTATCCCTAGGGCTGATGTGTGTCTTATCCCTAGGGCTGATGTGTGTCTTATCCCTAGGGCTGATGTGTGTCTTATCCCTAGGGCTGATGTGTGTCTTATCCCTAGGGCTGATGTGTTTCTTATCCCTAGGGCTGATGTGTGTCTTATCACTAGGTATTTCCCAATAGATAATGGAGGTTCCATTCAGCTCTAGTTTTGAACCTTGaacctacagttgaagtgggaagtttacatacacctgagccaaatacatgtaaactcagtttttcacaattcctgacattttaatcctagtataaattccctgtcttaggtcagttaggatcaccactttattttataaatgtgaaatgtcagaataatagtagagtgaatgatttatttcagcttttatttctttcatcacattcccagtgggtcagaagtttacatacacaaaattagtatttgttagcattgcctttaaattgtttaacttgggtcaaatgtttcaggtagccttccacaagcttcccacaataagttgggtgaattttggcccattcctcctgacagagccggtgtaactgagtcaggtttgaaggcctcctcgctccacatgctttttcagttctgctcacacattttctataggattgaggtcagggctttgtgatggccactccaataccttgactttgttgtccttaagccattttgacacaactttggaagtatgcttggggtcattgtccatttggaagactcatttgcgaccatcttgagatgttgcttcaatatatccacatcatttgccatctactctgtgaagtgcaccagttcctcctgcagcaaagcacccccacaacatgatgcttccacccctgtgcttctcagttgggatggtgttcttcggcttgcaagcctccccctttttccttcaaacataacgatgatcattatggccaaacagttctatttttgtttcatcagaccagaggacatttctccaaaaagtacgacctTTGTCCCCATGAGCAGTTGTAAAACGTAGTCTGGcgttttatggcggttttggagtggTTGCTTCTTCctttgctgagcagcctttcagattatgtcgatataggacgcgtttactgtggatatagatacttttgtacctgtttcctccagcatcttcacaaggtcctttgctgttgttctgggattgatttgcacttttcgcaccaaagtacgttcatctctaggcaacagaacgcgtctccttcctgagcggtatgacggctgcgtggtcccatggtgtttattcttgcatactattgtttgtacagatgaacgtggtaccttcaggcatttgtaaattactcccaaggatgaaccagacttgtgaaggtctacaattatttttctgaggtcttggctgatttattttgattttgaaggtaggccttgaaaacatccacaggtacacctccaattgactcaaattatttcaattagcctattggaagcttccaaagccatgacatcattttctggaattttccaagctgtttaaaggcacagtcaacttctgacgcactggaattgtgatacagtgaattataagtgaaataatctgtctgtaaacaattcttggaaaaatgatttgtcatgcacaaagtagatgttctaaccgagttgccacaactatagtttgttaacaatacatttaacAATACATttagagttttaatgactccaacctaagtgtatgtaaacttctgacttcaactgtagatcatAAGGCTTTGATTGCTCTTCTTACAAACATGTTACTATTTGATTCAATGTTGGATGAAATCCTTTGCCCATGATAAGTTATTTTATCCCATTTCCTGATTTGTTGACTCAACTATTGATTGATTGGCCAATCCTGTCCTCTTACTTGCCAGTGAAACCGGACACCCTGACAGATATGGCCTATCAGATGACGGAGAAGGTGGGGTTAGTCCATGGCCTTCCCTACGTGGCCGACAGACAGGGCTTCGCTGCTACACTAGAACAGGTGAGTGTCCTTACAGACAGGGCTTCCTGCTACACTAGAACAGGTGAGTGTCCTAACAGACCGGGCTTCCTGCTACACTAGAACAGGTGAGTGTCCTAACAGACTGGGCTTCCTGCTACACTAGAACAGGTGAGTGTCCTTACAGACAGGGCTTCCTGCTACACTAGAACAGGTGAGTGTCCTAACAGACATGGCTTCCTGCTACACTAGAACAGGTGAGTGTCCTAACAGACAGGGCTTCCTGCTACACTAGAACAGGTGCGTGTCCTTACAGACAGGGCTTCCTGCTACACTAGAACAGGTGAGTGTCCTTACAGACAGGGCTTCCTGCTACACTGGAACAGGTGAGTGTCCTTAGAGACAGGGCTTCCTGCTACACTAGAACAGGTGAGTGTCCTAACAGACAGGGCTTCCTGCTACacttggtctgccatgtagcatgcttctgtctataataagagctgctcagtatgtgttgatTGTCCTTTATACCGTGGTGGTGCTGAAATATATAACATTAGCCATCGAGAATTATACGTTTTTCTACTTTTCTCCACAACATTGATTGGCTGAATGTAGCAGCCGCTATCGACAGATCAGTTGGATAAAGTTGTGATGGGCGACTTTCTGCAACACGCCACGGTCAGTGTGAACCAGAGTGACTTGACAACACTGGCCGAACAGGAAGTAGCTACAAACAGAACAGAGTTATATGGTTCCAGTCTGTAGCTacaaacagaacagagttaagtcgctctggataagagcgtctgctaaatgacttaaatgtaaatgtaaatatggttCCAGTCTGTAGCTACAAACAGAACAGAGTTATACATGGTTCCAGTCTGTAGCTACAAACAGAACAGAGTTATATATGGTTCTGTAGctagaaacagaacagagttatATATGGTTCCAGTCTGTAGCTACAAACAGAACAGAGTTATATATGGTTCCAGTCTGTAGCTACAAACAGAACAGAGTTATATATGGTTCTGTAGctagaaacagaacagagttatATATGGTTCCAGTCTGTAGCTACAAACAGAACAGAGTTATATATGGTTCCAGTCTGTGTGAaccagagtgacttgacacaacacTGGCCGAACAAGATGTAGCTACAAACAAAATGGATTTAAATGGTGGCGGTCCtctttcctgtagcggtcctcgtgagagccagtttcatcatagcgattgattgtttttgcgactgcactaaaagaaacgttcaaagttctttacattttcTGGATCGACTGACattcatgccttaaagtaatgatggactgtcatttctattagcttatttgagctgttcttgtcataatatggacttggccttttaccaaatacaactatcttctgtataccatccctaccctatcacaacacaactgattggttgaaatgcattaaggaaataccataaattaacatttaacaaggcacacctgtttattgaaatgcattccaggtgactgactaccttatgaagctggttgagaaagtgccaagagtgtacaaagctgtcatcaaggcaaagggtggctactttgaagaatctcaaatacaacattgatttgtttaacacacgattccatatgtgttgtttcatagttttgacgtcgtcactattattctacaatgtataaaatagtaaaacataaaaacccttgtgtccaaactttggactggtattgtatatgtatataaagTTCTAggacagggttccccaactggcgggatttgtatttttatctgtGTTTTCTGAGCAAAACAAATATTTACTTGTTTTTTGGTGAGATGGACATAAGTCTCTAAAAACTCCAGTGATTTTGAAATTGTTTTCCAAAGTAGTTCCACGcattatagagagatatataaacTGGGCAAAAAAATAAACTGTCAACTttgtttattttcagaaaacttaacatgtgtaaatatttgtatgaacataagattcaataactgagacataaactgaaccaattccacagacatgtgactaacagaaattaaaTAATATGTGCCTGAACAaagagggggtcaaaatcaaaagtaacagtcagtatctggtgtggccaccagctgcattaagcactgcagtgcatctcctcctcatggactgcaccagatttgccagttcttgctgtgagatgttaccctactcttccaccaagacacctgcaagttcccagacatttctggggggaatggccctagccctcaccctccgatccaacaggtcccagacgtgctcaatgggattgagatccgggctcttcgctggccatgacagaacactgacattcctgtgttGCAGGAattcacgcacagaacaagcagtatggctggtggcattgtcatgctggagggtcatgtcaggatgagcctgcaggaagggtaccacatgagggaggaggatgtcttccctgtaagattgcctgcaatgacaacaagctcagtccgatgaagctgtgacacaccgccccagaccatgacagaccctccatcttcaaattgatcccgctccagattacaggcctcggtgttaggctcattccttcgacgataaacgcgaatccgaccatcagccatggtgagacaaaaccgtgactcagcggtgggtttgtgcccataggcgacgttgttttctgtaatatctggtgtgaACCTGCCTGGTGTCTTTAcgatcattaactgaagactgatagtTTTCTTCAAAGATTCTCTGTTATTAGTTACTATGCAACTGATTAGTCACAtaactaattaactaggaagtcggggcaccaaggaaaaatattcagattacaaagttataatttcctaaaataacttttctgATGTTTTCTCTGATctattagtcttcgaattaatgaattatttgctttacctcacgttagtctcattccaaacgtcgtaaattgttggttatctgcacgaacccagtcttcactatgtcatccatacatcaattgtcttaaatcatttatttattgctaactaagtaattcacagagatgcataaacaaacaaggtaaatgtggtgataggagaatgtgccccctagtgggctaaaccggcatggcggcttgttagacaaaagggaagtgggggtcgactaagaagtcactacagagttaataattataacaattaaaatgctaatcctttgcacatgaacgctcactcattcgggaaccattgcaatcaatatatatatttacgctcagtgtgtcatcttgatcgctggtgaaaagttcatttattttgcagaattgtccgtctctcccctctctctctcggttgtggttagaggggattgttcagagtgacatttGTTATAGAATGggtgtttcggcggttgtcgttcttcgcattcaatgataccgaattcctagctgcagactagtaattagtatcaaagacttgttctcatTCTGTCGGTATCGCTAGTCTAAGaatttaaccacgtggtatggttaaaaatattcagcaatggtctacaccTTTAGCCATCTCCGAGTGGAGGAAAAACATGGTCTcctgataatttctcaaagttgggttttattcggaatggcagcaaagggctgtcccaggatgtctgaccctaactgggctcaggggcggtccaggatgtctgaccctaactgggctcaggggcggtcttCTGATTTTAGTTCAAATCCAATTccctttttgagttttccttcattaaacagtccaaaatcacattgaaaaattgtgtaaacagtatcatactcactcattcatcttatacaacaattagatgtaaacctcatatctggggctattatataaacggcgttatggtaatgtggccacaccgtctcccatgagcttccctaaattgtgacaaacggaccagttcgtagctggattcttcacccatcttttatactttctccggaacatgacatttgttcgtacctcaagttctgtgagttCTCTATAACTGTGTGTCCTGAGGTCCTTCTCAGGAATTTATGACCTCTCTcttgaccacagcagcctagttgaaggaggcaagggggaggcagggagagggggatgggcttactatacccaaagaggccaacgtcatgacactggtgagaacctgccttacaacaggcctacaagccctcagtccagcctctctcagcctattgcagacagtctgagaacTCATGGAGGGAATGTATGTTCCTGGTGGAACTCGGGACGTTGTTGTTTCcatcctgaaaaagggacgttttctttttttgccgagtttgtgattgtatacaaatgtaatgtgattatgttttagttaaatattatatctgtttggccACATTGCAGACAATTTGCAGTCTAccaattatttgtaattatgatCCAGCCACCTGACCATCCACTCAATGAATCGGCCTGCGGCTGAATCGAATTGATTATCCCTGGTCTAGGGGTCTTAGGCCTGTCTCAATGATCTGTAATCTGTCCTACCAGTAATCTACCTCCATTTCCTAACAGGTGTATTTTGGCACGTCCCACCCGCGCTCCTACATCTCAGCAAATGTGACGGGTATTAAGTGTGTGACTGGAATGTCCTGTCTGATGAGAAAAGATATCCTGGACCAGGCTGGAGGGCTGATCGCCTTCGCTCAATACATCGCTGAGGACTACTTCATGGCGAAGGCTATCGCTGACAGGTGCAGTCATTACTTTATCTTCCTTGTTACCGCTGGGAGGAGTTGACTGTGTTAATGCTAGGAGGAGTTGACTGTGTTAATGCTAGGAGGAGTTGACTGTGTTAATGCTAGGAGGAGTTGACTGTGTTAATGCTAGGAGGAGTTGACTGTGTTAATGCTAGGAGGAGTTGACTGTGTTAATGCTAGGAGGAGTTGACTGTGTTAATGCTAGGAGGAGTTGACTGTGTTAATGCTAGGAGGAGTTGACTGTGTTAATGCTAGGAGGAGTTGACTGTGTTAATGCTAGGAGGAGTTGACTGTGTTAATGCTAGGAGGAGTACTGTGTTAATGCTAGGAGGAGTTGACTGTGTTAATGCTAGGAGGAGTTGACTGTGTTAATGCTAGGAGGAGTTGACTGTGTTAATGCTAGGAGGAGTTGACTGTGTTAATGCTAGGAGGAGTTGACTGTGTTAATGCTGGGAGGAGTTGACTGTGTTAATGCTGGGAGGAGTTGACTGTGTTAATGCTGGGAGGAGTTGACTGTGttaaatggcaccttattctatTTGTTTTCTATTTAATTTCTATTGTTTACATCTTTGCCTTCTAGTCCTCCCCCAACACGCTGGGAGGAGTTGACTGTGTTCCCCCACACGGTGGGAGGAGTTGACTGTGTTAATGCTGGGAGGAGTTGACACGTCACATGGCACCTTATTCTATTTGTTTTCTATTTAATTTCTATTGTTTACATCTTTGCCTTCTAGTCCTCCCCCAACACGCTGGCCCGTCTCTCGTCCTCCCCCAACACGGTGGCCCGTCTCTCGTCCTCCCCCAACACGGTGGCCCGTCTCTCGTCCTCCCCCAACACGGTGGCCCGTCTCTCGTCCTCCCCCAACACGCTGGCCCGTCTCTCGTCCTCCCCCAACACGCTGGCCCGTCTCTCGTCCTCCCCAACACGCTGGCCCGTCTCTCGTCCTCCCCCAACACGCTGACCCGTCTCTCGTCCTCCCCCAACACGCTGGCCCGTCTCTCGTCCTCCCCCAACACGCTGGCCCGTCTCTCGTCCTCCCCCAACACGCTGGCCCGTCTTTAGTCCTCCCCCAACACGGTGGCCTGTTTTATTGATTATCGTGCCACCAAACATCAGTAATTGATCATGCTGTGGTATGGTTTATTGATACGCTTCCATTggaatgagaccctggtctcaattgGGCTACCCTGAAAAAAATAGTGTATGGCTGTGGTCCAGGTCCTACTATAGGTGTTAAACGGGAAGTCCATGATGAAGGCTCCTCACCCTGAATATAGGCCAGGACAAACTGTAATCCACGGTCAGTTTTCTGTAAACCAACACTAGAAACGCAAGCTAATTTAACCCAAACCACTTCTAGCTAACAATCAATGGGAGTGATTGCAACTTGAACTTCCCTTTTTAACTGAAGGCTCATTGTTTCCTTTGTCCCTCCCTTGTCTCACAGGGGATGGAAGTTCTCCATGGCAACACAGGTAGCCATGCAGAACTCTGGGTCCTATTCTATTGCTCAGTTCCAGTCCCGCATGATCAGGTAAGCCATTGGGGCTTTTTTGTCCTCGTATCTCATAGTGGAAGACCCAGAGCTATAAAGTGTCTCACACACCCATTGttctagagcaggggtgtcaaactgaGTTCCCCGCAGGGCCACGGGTCTGTGGGAACCGAGTTCCCCGCAGGGCCACGGGTCTGTGGGAACCGAGTTCCCCGCAGGGCCACGGGTCTGTGGGAACCGAGTTCCCCGCAGGGCCACGGGTCTGTGGGAACCGAGTTCCCCGCAGGGCCACGGGTCTGTGGGAACCGAGTTCCCCGCAGGGCCACGGGTCTGTGGGAACCGAGTTCCCCGCAGGGCCACGGGTCTGTGGGAACCGAGTTCCCCGCAGGGCCACGGGTCTGTGTGATTTTGCTCTTCTTTGGACCTGATGAATCCGTGAAGACCACAGCAGACACAGCCCTCCAGGAACTGAGTTCAACACATGGTTCTAGTTTATATCAGCATGTTTATTTAGCTGTTGTATTAGTCTCTTAGTAGTCCATTTGAAGTCCACTGACTGGCCTGCTACATTTGGAGGAAAATTCTTCAGTTTCTACTATGCTGTCTGATCCTCCCTCTCAGATGGGCCAAGCTTCGTATCAACATGCTCCCCGCCACCGTCTGTGAGCCCATCTCGGAGTGTTTCGTAGCCAGCCTGATCATTGGCTGGGCCGCGCATCATGTCTTCCACTGGGATATTATGGTCTTCTTCATGTGCCACTGTCTGGCGTGGTTCATCTCTGACTACATCCAGCTCCGAGGagttcaggtacacacacacacacacacacacacacacacacacacacacacacacactgtcaagtATGGTTCATCCTGACTACATCTAGCTTCGAGGAGTCCACAGGCTGGTTTAGGTAGTGGATGGAGTACTCTCTAGGAATAGAGACTATACTGGCTCGCAATAGCGGCTTTCACATTGTCCATTGTCACACTTAATCTGTGCTAGCTAGAGCCAGAGAGGTTTAATCAAATTGATATATagagcccttcgtacatcagctgatatctcaaagtgctgtacagaaacccagcctaaaacccccaaacagcaagcaatgcaggtgtagaagcacggtggctaggaaaaactccctaaaaaggccagaacctaggaagaaacctagagagggacCAGGCTATGTGTTTAATCTGTGCAGCCCAGTGCTAGCTAGAGCCAGAGATGTTCAAAAGTCAAGAGACTCGAGTAGCGACGACTTCCTGTACCTTGAGACAGACACATGGAGAATAAAGCTGTAGCCGTAAATCAATATTCCTTGATTTCATCTCACAGGGCGGTGCGccggccttctccaaactggacTATGCTGTAGCCTGGTTCATCAGAGAGTCCATGACCATCCAGATCTTTCTATCGGCCCTGTGGGACCCCACCATCAGCTGGCGAACGGGGCGCTACAGGTTACGATGCGGAGGTACGGCCGATGAGATCCTGGACGTATAGCTACCTGCACGAGTCCCACCTACAGGGACAACACCCTGCATCCAATCACCCCCAGAGACAATACCAGACACAGACTGAACCGAtttcccagatggcaccctattccctacatagtgcactttcTGACCCGGGCCCACACTTGCCCGTACATTCTGCTCTGCTCAACAGTAGTGGACTATTTAAGGAATAGGGTACAGTTAGGGACGCGTACAAAGAGATGGTGACATCGAGAAGAAGAAAGAAGCAGCTATGGAAGCATTCAAAGTGTTGGCTGTTTTTAACCTGTGTGTTAAAATGTTTTAATTATTTTATGTTACTGGTGCTCTTCCTTCCTGTTTTTCATTTTAAAACTCTTGCTTGGACTATTCTCCAATAGGGAGAACGGGCCCATGGCAGGAGAgaagggttgtgtcccaaatgcaccctgttccctatatagtgcactacttttaaccagagccctatgggccctataaagggaatatgttGCCATTTGTAAATAGTGTAACTCTCTTCAGCCAGTCTTTGGGGATAAGACACTTCCTATAGTAAGCTTCACTGGGCTATCATTAATATGTTGGTACAATATCGCTAGGTCTCCAGCAGCACTAACTCTAGAATAAAATCCTTCTCCGCTCACTGTTAGTTTTTTTAAAATATGAGAACTACTGAAAGCTGCATTGCCTTTGCTctggttttgtttgtttgttgcctGGTCAGATGTATTTTCTCGCCATGTGCTGGTACACTGATCTGTAGTTACCTGAGCCAACAAGATCACAGCTGTACTTCCTCATCAGGAGTCTCCTGCTCAGCTCCTTCAGAGTTACTTCCTGGTTGTGCAAGCTTTTATTACagccctgcactaacacacttTGGTCTGGACCATGATTAGCTGATTGGGTGTGTTAGtgcagggctggaacaaaagcctgacCCTACAGTATGACGCTCTGTTCTACCTTCACTCCCGTGAAGCAATCCTCATCGTCCCGTGAAGCAATCCTCATCTTCACTCCCGTGAAGCAATCCTCATCTTCACTCCCGTGAAGCAATCCT
The sequence above is drawn from the Oncorhynchus gorbuscha isolate QuinsamMale2020 ecotype Even-year linkage group LG11, OgorEven_v1.0, whole genome shotgun sequence genome and encodes:
- the LOC123989571 gene encoding ceramide glucosyltransferase-like; the protein is MDLVDLAMQGLSVFGFILFLLLWFMHFMSIIYVRLCFNKKSPDKQPYSKLAGVSLLKPLKGVDPNLINNLETFFELDYPTYEILLCVQDYDDPAVDVCKKLLGKYPNVDARLFIGGKKVGINPKINNLMPGYEGAKHGLVWICDSGIRVKPDTLTDMAYQMTEKVGLVHGLPYVADRQGFAATLEQVYFGTSHPRSYISANVTGIKCVTGMSCLMRKDILDQAGGLIAFAQYIAEDYFMAKAIADRGWKFSMATQVAMQNSGSYSIAQFQSRMIRWAKLRINMLPATVCEPISECFVASLIIGWAAHHVFHWDIMVFFMCHCLAWFISDYIQLRGVQGGAPAFSKLDYAVAWFIRESMTIQIFLSALWDPTISWRTGRYRLRCGGTADEILDV